A genome region from Deltaproteobacteria bacterium HGW-Deltaproteobacteria-2 includes the following:
- a CDS encoding ATP-binding protein has protein sequence MTAPLVIAMSQGKEIALLPQMANRHGLITGATGTGKTVTLQKMAESFASIGVPVFMADVKGDLSGIGAEGVSSEKLLKRLEGIGVKEFKPRSNTTVFWDVYGKSGHPVRATVSDMGPLLLARLLNLNDTQSGVLQIVFKIADDNKLLLIDLKDLRAMIQFVGDNAKKFKTEYGNISTASIGAIQRGLLTIEEQGGDKFFGEPMLDIADLIQTDSEGRGVMNILAADELYNNPKLYSTFLLWMLAELFEQLPEIGDVEKPKLVFFFDEAHLLFTDAPKALLEKIEQVVRLIRSKGVGVYFVTQNPLDIPDTVLAQLGNRVQHALRAFTPRDQQAVKTAASTMRQNPAFDAMQAITELGVGEALISFLDEKGRPSVVERSFVIVPFSRMGAMTNDERLTAIKASTIYGHYEKTLDRESAYEKLRGGAQEAAQENKPAVKVEESAAPAKDEGGILGGIGGGLGKIIFGSTGPRGGQREGMVQAAAKSMARTIGTSIVRGVLGSILGGSRRK, from the coding sequence ATGACCGCACCGCTTGTTATCGCCATGTCTCAGGGTAAGGAAATTGCTTTATTGCCGCAAATGGCCAATCGCCATGGACTTATCACAGGAGCTACCGGAACAGGAAAAACCGTTACTTTGCAAAAGATGGCGGAATCCTTTGCGTCAATCGGAGTACCTGTTTTTATGGCTGACGTTAAGGGAGACCTCTCCGGCATAGGTGCAGAGGGCGTTTCATCGGAAAAACTGCTCAAACGTCTGGAAGGAATAGGCGTCAAGGAATTCAAGCCCCGATCCAACACAACAGTATTCTGGGACGTGTACGGCAAATCAGGCCATCCGGTGCGGGCAACGGTTTCCGATATGGGCCCCCTGCTTCTGGCGCGCCTGCTAAACTTGAATGATACTCAATCCGGCGTTTTACAAATTGTCTTTAAAATAGCTGATGATAACAAACTTTTGTTGATTGACTTGAAGGACCTGCGGGCGATGATTCAATTTGTGGGAGATAACGCCAAAAAATTCAAGACAGAATACGGTAATATTTCCACCGCTTCCATCGGCGCGATACAGCGCGGTCTTCTGACTATCGAAGAGCAGGGTGGCGACAAATTCTTCGGCGAGCCGATGCTGGACATAGCGGATTTGATACAGACGGACAGCGAAGGACGAGGCGTCATGAACATCCTTGCCGCTGACGAACTCTATAATAATCCTAAACTCTATTCCACTTTCCTGCTCTGGATGCTGGCTGAACTTTTTGAACAATTGCCTGAAATTGGCGATGTGGAAAAGCCCAAGCTTGTGTTCTTCTTTGACGAAGCGCATCTTCTTTTCACCGACGCTCCAAAAGCTCTCCTGGAAAAAATTGAACAGGTTGTGCGCCTGATTCGTTCCAAAGGCGTGGGAGTTTATTTTGTCACCCAGAATCCTCTGGATATACCCGACACGGTCCTTGCTCAACTGGGCAACCGTGTTCAACATGCATTGCGTGCATTCACGCCGCGTGATCAGCAGGCAGTTAAAACGGCTGCGTCAACGATGCGCCAAAACCCGGCCTTTGACGCCATGCAGGCAATTACCGAACTTGGTGTCGGTGAAGCGTTGATTTCTTTTCTTGATGAAAAGGGGCGTCCCTCGGTTGTAGAACGCTCCTTTGTCATTGTTCCTTTCTCGCGCATGGGTGCAATGACCAATGATGAACGTTTGACCGCTATCAAAGCTTCTACTATTTACGGACATTACGAAAAAACTCTTGATCGCGAATCCGCTTATGAGAAATTACGCGGCGGCGCACAGGAAGCCGCACAGGAAAATAAGCCGGCAGTTAAAGTCGAAGAATCCGCTGCACCCGCTAAAGATGAGGGTGGAATTTTAGGCGGCATCGGCGGTGGTTTGGGCAAAATCATTTTCGGGAGCACCGGCCCCCGCGGAGGTCAGAGAGAAGGAATGGTGCAGGCCGCCGCAAAAAGTATGGCTCGAACCATAGGTACGTCTATAGTACGCGGTGTTCTTGGATCAATTCTTGGCGGCTCGCGCCGCAAGTAA
- a CDS encoding antibiotic biosynthesis monooxygenase, whose protein sequence is MIMITLIATLKIKEGKMEEAINALKEIVPKIKANEPGCLEYIPHTVRGDDKAIIFYEKYIDKDALKLHSANLMKNIEKIIPLLEPGMDIKTCYEIIK, encoded by the coding sequence ATGATAATGATTACGCTGATTGCGACTTTAAAAATTAAAGAAGGAAAAATGGAAGAGGCGATTAATGCTCTGAAAGAAATCGTTCCCAAAATTAAAGCGAACGAACCGGGATGTCTGGAATATATACCCCATACTGTTCGTGGCGATGACAAGGCCATTATTTTTTATGAGAAATATATTGATAAAGATGCCCTGAAACTGCATTCTGCAAATTTGATGAAAAATATTGAAAAGATTATACCATTGTTGGAGCCGGGCATGGATATCAAAACCTGTTACGAGATTATAAAATAA